The following are encoded in a window of Panthera leo isolate Ple1 chromosome B2, P.leo_Ple1_pat1.1, whole genome shotgun sequence genomic DNA:
- the KIAA0408 gene encoding uncharacterized protein KIAA0408 homolog, with protein MDLHKQWENTETNWHKEKMELLDQFDNERKEWESQWKIMQKKIEELCHEVKLRRKINMNERAKILDHDSEKAIQDKVVESSPNYPNSGQCEFTGMNHGDDLEKENKTEQSLLREGNQMCKEQKARKKSKVGIMDPLATDNQKQCGACPGLRPSRVEDRSCSGALNTALEELAKVSEELYSFQEEIRKQSNHRRMKSDSFLQEMPNVIHMRHRDHMINDGQGILPIDLEKEKQKNRKNLSCSNALQSNSMKKYEFDTIDLQRNEIPPLPPPRSTSRNFPSSFSEQAHESLKDSLDHNSHVTQEGQGERNYSPDFLLKLCLNEGKTLKDGIMFPLLAPKTKIDNQHPCDESVGLGMWSYDTGISAKNSPSTLWYQKICSTPNKPKCEKMIPDHSAKSHPDLHISSDRSSSVTESSGSLRSFNCDFKRTTRNEKLAAKTDEFNRIVFRTDRNCQAIQQNQSYSESSEDPKPCDTLITHIGNISENDDVSDILKTSVHVPVPVPKENVPDNPTKKFTTGLVRQMQEHMSPSSYRSMLQEHDWRPSNLSGRPRSADPKSNYGVVEKLLKTYEKSTGPALQNSKCFQDNWTRCNSDVSGGSTLSQHLQILQLEQELQQNTAMYGAQQVKRRVDWKKITEESMAAKSSPGKGFSRPARPANRRLPSRWASRSPSAPPALQRTTPSYTFSLQSAASMV; from the exons CTTTGCCATGAAGTAAAGCTTCGGAGGAAAATCAACATGAATGAACGTGCTAAGATCCTTGATCATGATAGTGAAAAAGCGATTCAAGATAAAGTGGTGGAATCTTCTCCAAATTACCCCAATTCAGGACAATGCGAATTTACAGGGATGAATCACGGGGatgatctggaaaaagaaaataaaacagagcagAGCTTACTCCGTGAAGGAAATCAAATGTGTAAggaacaaaaagcaagaaaaaagtcaaaagtaGGGATTATGGATCCTTTGGCCACAGATAACCAAAAACAATGTGGAGCGTGCCCTGGCCTGAGGCCTTCCAGGGTAGAGGACAGGAGCTGTTCTGGCGCCCTCAACACA GCTCTGGAAGAACTTGCGAAAGTTAGTGAAGAATTATACAGCTTTCAAGAAGAAATCCGAAAGCAGTCTAACCACAGAAG AATGAAGTCAGATTCTTTTCTTCAGGAAATGCCCAATGTAATTCATATGCGTCACAGAGACCACATGATCAACGATGGCCAGGGCATTCTTCCAAttgatttagaaaaagaaaagcagaaaaatagaaagaatctGAGCTGTTCCAATGCGCTCCAAAGCAATtctatgaaaaaatatgaatttgatACAATTGAtctgcaaagaaatgaaattccacCACTTCCTCCTCCAAGAAGCACATCTCGAAATTTTCCCAGCTCATTTTCTGAACAAGCTCATGAAAGTTTGAAGGACAGTTTAGACCACAACAGCCACGTGACCCAAGAGGGTCAAGGTGAAAGGAACTACAGTCCTGATTTCCTTTTGAAGCTGTGTCTAAATGAAGGGAAGACTTTGAAAGATGGTATCATGTTCCCTTTGTTGGCACCCAAAACCAAAATAGATAACCAGCATCCATGTGATGAAAGTGTTGGACTTGGCATGTGGTCATATGACACAGGGATCAGTGCAAAAAATAGTCCCTCTACATTGTGGTATCAGAAAATCTGCTCTACTCCCAATAAGCCAAAATGTGAAAAGATGATTCCAGATCATTCTGCTAAATCTCATCCTGATCTTCATATAAGTAGTGACCGTAGCTCTTCAGTGACAGAGAGCAGTGGGTCACTTAGAAGTTTCAATTGTGACTTTAAGAGGACAACTAGGAATGAAAAGCTGGCAGCAAAGACTGATGAATTTAACAGAATTGTATTTAGAACAGATAGAAATTGTCAGGCAATACAGCAAAATCAAAGCTACTCAGAATCATCTGAAGATCCTAAGCCCTGTGATACCTTAATTACTCATATAGGTAACATATCAGAAAATGATGATGTGTCTGATATTCTGAAAACCAGTGTCCACGTGCCCGTGCCTGTGCCCAAAGAAAATGTGCCTGACAATCCCACCAAAAAATTCACAACAGGCCTCGTCAGACAAATGCAGGAACACATGAGTCCTAGCAGTTATCGGAGTATGCTCCAAGAGCATGACTGGAGACCAAGTAATTTGTCTGGCCGGCCAAGATCAGCTGATCCTAAGTCAAATTATGGTGTTGTGGAAAAGCTGCTGAAAACCTATGAGAAGTCAACAGGGCCTGCATTGCAAAATTCTAAATGCTTCCAGGATAATTGGACCAGATGTAATTCTGATGTCAGTGGTGGGTCCACATTAAGTCAGCATTTACAAATACTTCAATTAGAACAAGAGCTTCAGCAAAACACAGCTATGTATGGAGCACAGCAAGTTAAACGACGAGTAGATTGGAAAAAGATAACAGAG GAATCCATGGCAGCGAAATCTTCACCTGGAAAAGGATTTTCCCGACCTGCTAGACCAGCAAATCGCCGTCTCCCATCCAGATGGGCCTCGAGATCTCCATCGGCGCCCCCCGCCTTGCAGAGAACTACCCCCAGCTATACCTTTTCTCTGCAATCTGCAGCATCGATGGTCTGA